The following proteins come from a genomic window of Gossypium raimondii isolate GPD5lz chromosome 5, ASM2569854v1, whole genome shotgun sequence:
- the LOC105766175 gene encoding uncharacterized protein LOC105766175: protein MYNNLGAQPGVPRPPTNPQPNPFGNSFYGAGSGLIRGGLGAYGEKILGSSSEYVQSNISRYFSDPQYYFQVNDQYVRNKLKVVLLPFLHRGHWTRITEPVGGRLSYKPPIYDINAPDLYIPFMAFGTYVVLAGLSLGLQRKFSPEALNWLFVKGLFGWFLQVSLLKVTLLSLGSGEAPLLDILAYAGYAFTGMCLAVLGRIIWRYSYYFLMPWACLCMGIFLVKTMKRVLFAEVRSYDSSKHHYLLLFIALAQFPLFTWLGNISVNWLF, encoded by the exons ATGTACAATAACTTGGGAGCCCAGCCTGGGGTACCAAGACCGCCAACAAATCCTCAGCCAAATCCATTTGGCAATTCATTTTATGGGGCTGGTTCTGGTCTTATCCGAGGTGGTCTGGGTGCTTATGGAGAGAAAATTTTGGGATCAAGTTCTGAGTATGTGCAAAGCAAT ATAAGTAGATACTTCTCTGATCCCCAGTACTACTTTCAAGTGAACGATCAATATGTGAGAAACAAATTGAAGGTTGTTTTACTGCCATTTCTTCACAGG GGCCATTGGACAAGAATAACTGAGCCAGTAGGTGGCAGGCTTTCCTATAAACCCCCAATTTATGACATAAACGCACCAGACTTATACATCCCATTTATGGCATTTGGCACCTATGTCGTTCTTGCTGGATTGTCACTTGGCCTTCAAAGAAA GTTTAGCCCTGAAGCACTTAACTGGCTGTTTGTTAAGGGGTTGTTTGGCTGGTTTCTGCAAGTCTCGCTGCTGAAAGTAACATTACTATCACTGGGCAGTGGTGAGGCACCATTACTTGACATTCTTGCATATGCTGGGTATGCTTTCACAGGAATGTGTTTGGCTGTCCTCGGAAGGATCATATGGAGATATTCTTACTACTTTTTGATGCCATGGGCATGCTTATGCATGGGAATCTTCTTGGTAAAGACAATGAAGCGGGTCCTCTTTGCTGAGGTTAGAAGTTACGATTCCAGCAAGCACCATTATCTTTTGCTCTTTATTGCCCTTGCTCAATTTCCACTTTTTACATGGCTTGGCAACATCAGTGTTAATTGGCTTTTCTGA